The Streptomyces sp. WZ-12 genome segment GAGTGGAGTACGTGAAGATACCCTTCCTCACCCGCGACGGGGCAGTACAAACCGGAGCCCAGGACATTGTGTGCCGTGACTGGGAGATACCCATCCCCGGCAACCTCTACATCGCCACCGACGGGGGTCTGTAATGCCTTCTCACTACCCCCAGGCTGTCCGCCGCTGGCCCAAGCACGCCAACCAACTCGATTACGTGATGGCGGAGGACGTCAACGAAATCCAGGACGAAATCCAGGGCATCAGCACCACCCTCGGCGTCATGCCCAACGAGTACCAGGACTCCAAAGGCACGACCACCCGCTACACCAGTGTCGACTCCCGCCTGGACAACATCCAGCGGGACATCGAGAAGTTGCGGTTCTACCAGGACCAGCTGCTCGACGCCTCCAAGACAGGATGGAACCTGCCGGTCAGCGCGTACCGGGCTTCAGGCACGCCGATTCCGGCGACGGTCAACCAGGTCAACCCCAATACCCCGAACAGCGACTGGTACCCCGTGAAATGGGACCAGGCTGTCGTCGATCCCCTCGAACTTGCGCCCAAGCCCACGTACTGGCTCACCTGCCCCAAGACCGGGTGGTGGATCGTGACCGCCCGCGCCTTCATGTGGCGCTCCTACGGCCCCGCCACCCTCGAACACTCCATGTTCTGTGAGATCAACCTGCTAGGAGACGGGTCGATCCTCGGCAGCGACGGGGACTCCATCAACCGGCAATCGCCAGGCTATCTGCGCACCAACCCCAGCTACTCCGGACCCTGGTACCAGGGCGAGAAAATCGGCGTCCGTATCCGACACATGGACAGCATGCGAGTCAACAACAGGCCGAGCTATCCCGATCCCGTTGGCACGCAGACGGCCTACGCCTGGCTCGGTCTGACCTACATCCGCGCTCTGCCTGGCCAGGGCGACAAGCGCCCGGACTGGGACGTCGACCCCATCGGCATCTGACCAACCACAGGAAGGAGGACCACAATGGCGGTCTACGGACTCGACTTCTACTCGATGTCCAAGTACGGCATGGACATCCCCGTCGACTACACCGTGGAGCCCTTCACCGCCGTGCCCACAGCACCCGGCGCAGTCCACCTCCAGTGGTCCCCCTCCAAGGAAGACACCTGGACCACGCTGCGCCTGGTACGCAACCCCCTCGGCCTGCCGGGCGACGCCGACGACGGCGACACACTGCTCGAAACCGGTCACGAGGGCCTCGTCGCCAGCCACCTCGATACCGGCCTGACCCAGGGGCGCCCCTACTACTACAGCGTCTTCGTCGCCGCCCCCTACCCGGACTGGAACCCAGACACCGCCTACCAGCCCGGCGACGGCGTCAGCTACCAGGGGCAGAACTACGTCTGCCAGCAGGCAAACAACGCCACTCCCGGTCAGAGCACCGCCTGGTCCGCGACGACTGGTACCGGTACGTGGGTGCGGGCAGGCAGCGCCGCCACCATCGCTGTTGGGGACCACCACTACGCAGAGCGCCTCTACCGGCTGACCCCGCGCTCCTACCGCACAGCCCTGGAGGAGATCACTGGCTACGAAGATGGCATTACCAACAGAGAACTCTTCACCTTCTTCCAAATCCTCGGACTCCAACTCGACGTGATCAAAACCGAGTTGGACAACCGGATGCGTATCCACGACCAGCGCCACACCGAGATCACCCAGACCGAACGCGCTGCCGCCACCCTGGGTGTTGAGCCGGCTCTCTCCGAGCGTCCGGCCCTGCGGCGCAACCGGGTACGCAACGCAACAAAGGCCAACCGTGCTAAGGGCTCTATGCCTGGCCTGCGCCAGGTGATCCGGGACATGACTGGATGGGACTGTCGCATCGAACCCACCCCGAACCTGATGGTGGACCAAGACCAGAGCGGCATCTGGCACCCCACCCACCAGGAATGGAAACCCGGCATCCGCTACGCGGAAGGCGAATACGTCCGCTACGGAAACGCCACCTACAAGGCGAAGGGCTCCAGCAGAACCTATCAGGCAGCCCAACTGCTCCCGCCTGCCGCTGTCTCATCGAAGGGGACCGTCCGCCGCCAAGTCTCCCAAGGCGAGCGGGCGTTCGCTCAGGGTTTCCAGAAGGGCGACGCGTTTACGCTGGAATTCGATGTCGCCACCGCGGGCGAATACGACGCATCCGCCATCTACACAACCGCGACCGACTACGCCACCTGGGACACCGAACTCGACGGCGTCAAAGTCCACACCGGGTTCGGCGGCTACAGCGCCTACATCATGCCGGCCGGCGTCAGTCTGGGGCGGTGGACCCTCACAGCCGGAACGCACCAACTGCGCTTCGTCTCCACCGGAAAGGACGCAGCGTCCGGTGGATACCAAATGGGCGTCAACAGCTGGACCATCGTCCCCGTAGGAACCCTGCGTGCCGCCGACGTACCACCCCAAGGCCATGTCGACTCCAGCCTCTTCTGGAGTCAGGAAATGCCCCCGCGCGACTGGGCGTTGGAGCGCAACCCCGTAACACTCGACCCGTCAACATGGTGGGTACTCAAGGACTCCACCATGGCACGGCTCCCCACCGGCGGCCTCGGCATCCAAACCGGCATGCCCCCCGCCGTGACCACCGGATACGCAAACACGGCCCTGACATTCACTGCACCCGAGGACCAGCAGTCCTACAGCATCGCATCCGTCGCCAGCGCGCAGATCCGCTCCTGGAACCCCCGCACTGACTACGTGATCGGCAACCTCGTCAGCTGGAACGGATCAACCTGGGAAGCCACCGCCACCGTCGGAGAAGGACAAGAACCAGGGCGCAGCCAGTCACACTGGCGCCCCTCACTGATGACAGCAGACCGCAGCAACGCCGACTCCTCACTCGTGGCCAGCTACGGTGTCCCTCTCCCGCGCCTGTACGACTGGAGTCCCAACACCCCCTACGCGCCTGGTGACACAGTCATCTACGGCCGCTACCGGTACGAAGCCGTACTCCCCAGCGCCGGTGAACGGCCCAGCGGAGGCCCGCGCGACAACCGATGTTGGTCCTACGCCGGGACCAACATCGAGACCGTCACCGCCAGTGCCTATCTGCGCAACGCCGATGGAAAGCCACTGTCCAGCATCGCGGTAGACCTGTGGTGGTACGACCAAGACGCCGCTTACATGACGTGGAACAGCCACTGGACCATTGACGCCTGCGTGCTCGACCGATTCGACACTGATCAGCCGACTCTCGACGCCACACCCACCGGCACCGCACCCACCAAGTGGCGTACAGGTGGGGGGACATGGGAAGCGGTCGATGGAATTGCCCGCGCCACTCCCAGCAAGGCCGATGACGGGACCTACTGCACGTACAGCATCTTCGAGCCGCAGGCACTGGCCGGAGCCGCTCTCGGCAGCGTCCCTTTCAACATCTCCGCCACCGTCATGAGTGCGCCCCCCGACCCCTTGGCCCGCCAAGGACTCGTGCTGTGCACCAAAGACGACATGGCAGCGTTCACGTTGGCTGGACGGGACGGCGTCTACCGCTACGTCCTCACCAACGGCCGGTACACCGCCACCAGTCTTGGTACCTACCCAGCATTCAAGGACGGCGAGCGCATCACGGCCTGCTTCCACAAAGAAGCCATCGTGATCAAAAAGTCCAGCGGCGTGGGCTATCAGATGCAGGACCTGCTGGCCATCAGAAATCCCGAAATCACCGGCCACCACGTTGGCTTCGCAGAAATCAAGGTGCAGACCCCGTGACAGACCTCGGCATCGCTGACGCAGCAACCGCCAACACATTCGGCACCACACCCGCCCTCAGAGTGAAGATCCCGGCCATGACCGCCGAGGTCACGTCCGGGTTCAAAGGAAGCGCACGGGTCTCCGGCGCGTCAGCCTTCGGCGGAATCACTGACTTCGGTCTCGCCCCGTACCCCAACACGTCCGCCGTCAGGCGTATCCCCTGGGTCGACCCCATCTCCGCCATGACCACCGGGCAGGGCATCGTCGACGCCTCCGACGGCTGGCGACGAACCTTCCTGACGGCCACCATTCCCCAAGGCCGCAACATCGGCGTGCCCAACAGCTCCTACAAGGGCGCCGCTTACGCCGCACTCTCCGTTCGCCTACTCGACCTTCCCAAGGGCTCTTCCCCA includes the following:
- a CDS encoding carbohydrate-binding protein; the encoded protein is MAVYGLDFYSMSKYGMDIPVDYTVEPFTAVPTAPGAVHLQWSPSKEDTWTTLRLVRNPLGLPGDADDGDTLLETGHEGLVASHLDTGLTQGRPYYYSVFVAAPYPDWNPDTAYQPGDGVSYQGQNYVCQQANNATPGQSTAWSATTGTGTWVRAGSAATIAVGDHHYAERLYRLTPRSYRTALEEITGYEDGITNRELFTFFQILGLQLDVIKTELDNRMRIHDQRHTEITQTERAAATLGVEPALSERPALRRNRVRNATKANRAKGSMPGLRQVIRDMTGWDCRIEPTPNLMVDQDQSGIWHPTHQEWKPGIRYAEGEYVRYGNATYKAKGSSRTYQAAQLLPPAAVSSKGTVRRQVSQGERAFAQGFQKGDAFTLEFDVATAGEYDASAIYTTATDYATWDTELDGVKVHTGFGGYSAYIMPAGVSLGRWTLTAGTHQLRFVSTGKDAASGGYQMGVNSWTIVPVGTLRAADVPPQGHVDSSLFWSQEMPPRDWALERNPVTLDPSTWWVLKDSTMARLPTGGLGIQTGMPPAVTTGYANTALTFTAPEDQQSYSIASVASAQIRSWNPRTDYVIGNLVSWNGSTWEATATVGEGQEPGRSQSHWRPSLMTADRSNADSSLVASYGVPLPRLYDWSPNTPYAPGDTVIYGRYRYEAVLPSAGERPSGGPRDNRCWSYAGTNIETVTASAYLRNADGKPLSSIAVDLWWYDQDAAYMTWNSHWTIDACVLDRFDTDQPTLDATPTGTAPTKWRTGGGTWEAVDGIARATPSKADDGTYCTYSIFEPQALAGAALGSVPFNISATVMSAPPDPLARQGLVLCTKDDMAAFTLAGRDGVYRYVLTNGRYTATSLGTYPAFKDGERITACFHKEAIVIKKSSGVGYQMQDLLAIRNPEITGHHVGFAEIKVQTP